In Cupriavidus basilensis, the following proteins share a genomic window:
- a CDS encoding type II toxin-antitoxin system HipA family toxin — MTQRKSRSPQRARPVQGVIASAHVLMRGQAVGVVTEFDSGRIGFNYDLEYLGTGGPSISPEFLPPQSGTFEFPELRRVNAFLGLPGVLADALPDTFGNLIIKKYFEDRGEPDKAMSPVQRLLYIGDRAMGALEFRPRIDRRATAGESEALEVGALVEAARKLVAGEQDGAIQELMRIGASAGGARAKALILWNRRDKQIRSAFVKPRKGEESWLIKFGGVESANPNDHHAQPFNRVEYTYALLAKELGIDMAPVDFIEEDNGRFHFLTKRFDRSEDGGRVHMHSLAGLTHIDYNIPRAYSYDQYFRRIRAFQMPHAAIEEAYRRMIFNVVGRNQDDHVKNFAFLMSPTGEWSLSPAYDLTFSAGTGYTLQHQMTIGGKADNFTVDDLIGFGKKFDVTGPKAVIERTVDVFSGWAALGRLWKVAPKEIEARAGRLRLFKL; from the coding sequence GTGACGCAAAGAAAGTCGCGCTCGCCGCAGCGCGCCCGTCCGGTACAAGGCGTTATCGCCAGCGCCCATGTCCTCATGCGCGGTCAGGCCGTGGGTGTCGTCACTGAGTTCGATAGCGGCCGGATCGGCTTCAACTATGACCTGGAGTACCTGGGCACCGGGGGGCCGAGCATTTCCCCGGAGTTCCTGCCACCCCAGTCTGGCACGTTCGAATTTCCCGAACTGCGGCGGGTCAACGCGTTTCTGGGTCTGCCTGGCGTCCTGGCGGACGCGCTGCCGGACACCTTCGGCAACCTGATCATCAAGAAGTATTTCGAGGACCGAGGCGAGCCTGACAAGGCGATGAGTCCGGTTCAGCGCCTGCTTTATATCGGCGACCGCGCAATGGGGGCGCTCGAGTTCCGGCCCAGGATCGACCGGCGGGCGACGGCAGGCGAGAGCGAAGCCCTTGAGGTTGGCGCACTGGTGGAGGCCGCGCGCAAGCTCGTGGCCGGCGAACAGGATGGCGCGATCCAGGAACTGATGCGGATTGGCGCAAGCGCGGGCGGCGCGCGGGCCAAGGCGCTGATTCTCTGGAACCGTCGGGACAAGCAGATCCGTTCCGCGTTCGTCAAACCGCGCAAGGGCGAGGAAAGCTGGCTGATCAAGTTCGGCGGCGTCGAGTCAGCCAACCCGAATGACCATCACGCCCAGCCTTTCAACCGGGTTGAATATACCTACGCTCTCCTGGCGAAAGAACTCGGCATCGACATGGCGCCGGTCGACTTCATCGAAGAGGACAACGGCAGATTCCACTTCCTGACCAAGCGATTCGATCGCAGCGAAGACGGTGGCCGAGTGCATATGCACAGCCTGGCCGGCCTCACGCACATCGACTACAACATCCCGCGCGCCTACAGCTATGACCAGTACTTCCGCCGGATCCGGGCCTTCCAGATGCCCCATGCAGCGATTGAGGAAGCTTACCGCCGGATGATCTTCAATGTCGTGGGGCGCAACCAGGACGACCACGTGAAGAACTTCGCTTTCCTGATGTCACCCACCGGCGAATGGAGCCTGTCACCGGCCTATGACCTGACGTTCTCCGCAGGCACGGGTTACACGCTGCAGCACCAGATGACCATCGGTGGCAAGGCAGACAATTTCACCGTGGACGACCTCATCGGTTTCGGCAAGAAATTCGATGTGACCGGCCCCAAGGCAGTGATCGAGCGCACCGTCGATGTGTTCAGCGGCTGGGCGGCGCTGGGACGACTCTGGAAAGTGGCACCGAAGGAGATTGAGGCGCGCGCCGGACGCCTGCGCCTGTTTAAACTCTGA
- a CDS encoding alpha/beta fold hydrolase, whose amino-acid sequence MNTITTKDGTRIYYKDWGTGRPVVFSHGWPLNADAWDAQMLFLVQHGFRVIAHDRRGHGRSDQPAKGNDMDTYADDLAALIEALDLKGAALVGHSTGGGEVAHYIGRHGTKRVSKAVLIGAVPPIMVKTPSNPGGLPMDVFDGIRKSTAENRSQFFKDLAVPFFGFNRPGAKVSQGTIDAFWAQGMTGSILGQYLCIKEFSEVDYTEDLKKIDVPTLILHGDDDQIVPIDDAAKLSAKIVKNATLKVYPGASHGMCVVQADKVNADLLAFLSA is encoded by the coding sequence ATGAACACCATCACTACCAAGGATGGCACCCGGATCTACTACAAGGACTGGGGCACCGGCCGCCCGGTCGTGTTCTCGCACGGCTGGCCGTTGAACGCCGACGCCTGGGACGCGCAGATGCTGTTCCTGGTGCAGCACGGCTTTCGCGTGATCGCGCATGACCGCCGTGGCCATGGCCGCTCCGACCAGCCCGCCAAGGGCAACGACATGGACACCTATGCCGACGACCTGGCCGCGCTGATCGAAGCCCTGGACCTGAAGGGCGCGGCGCTGGTCGGCCACTCCACCGGCGGTGGCGAGGTGGCCCACTACATCGGGCGCCATGGCACCAAGCGCGTGTCCAAGGCCGTGCTGATCGGCGCGGTGCCGCCGATCATGGTCAAGACCCCGTCCAACCCCGGCGGCCTGCCGATGGACGTGTTCGACGGCATCCGCAAGAGCACGGCTGAAAACCGCTCGCAGTTCTTCAAGGATCTGGCGGTGCCCTTCTTCGGCTTCAACCGTCCCGGCGCCAAGGTCTCGCAAGGCACCATCGATGCGTTCTGGGCGCAGGGCATGACCGGCAGCATCCTGGGCCAGTACCTGTGCATCAAGGAGTTCTCGGAAGTCGACTACACCGAGGACCTGAAGAAGATCGACGTGCCCACGCTGATCCTGCACGGCGATGACGACCAGATCGTGCCGATCGACGATGCGGCCAAGCTCAGCGCCAAGATCGTCAAGAACGCCACGCTGAAGGTCTACCCGGGCGCCTCGCATGGCATGTGCGTGGTGCAAGCCGACAAGGTCAACGCCGACCTGCTGGCCTTCCTCTCGGCCTGA
- a CDS encoding helix-turn-helix domain-containing protein: MTYHPDCTTVQNNRLYRRNDNIKYVMPAIRSTSTGDEIAAEIGVRLRSKRIERNFTIEDLAKRAGIGRTALGDLEAGRDVRVSTLVKVLRALSMIGSLDAAFPDTLPSSEALSARGEVRKRAYKPKER, from the coding sequence TTGACATATCACCCTGATTGTACTACCGTACAAAATAACCGCCTTTACAGGCGCAATGACAATATTAAATACGTTATGCCTGCTATTCGAAGCACATCGACAGGTGATGAAATTGCCGCTGAAATCGGGGTCCGCCTGCGCTCCAAGCGCATAGAACGCAACTTCACGATCGAAGACCTGGCGAAGCGCGCCGGCATCGGCCGGACCGCCCTGGGCGACCTGGAGGCCGGACGGGATGTGCGCGTATCCACGCTGGTAAAGGTGTTGCGAGCGCTGAGCATGATCGGCAGCCTGGACGCAGCCTTCCCGGATACCTTGCCATCAAGCGAAGCGCTGTCTGCGCGAGGCGAAGTCCGCAAGCGCGCCTATAAGCCCAAGGAGCGCTAG
- a CDS encoding hydrolase codes for MTNAKLEVLTPQNSQLIFIDQQPQMAFGVQSMDRQVLKNNVVGLAKAAKIFNIPTTITTVESESFSGFTYPELLDVFPGQQTLERTSMNSWDDQKVRDALAANGRKKVIVAGLWTEVCNTTFALCAMLEGDYEIYMVADASGGTTKEAHDYAMQRMVQAGVVPVTWQQVLLEWQRDWAHRDTYDAVMKVAKEHSGAYGMGVDYAYTMVHKAEQRTATPHASLAPVPAR; via the coding sequence ATGACCAACGCCAAGCTCGAAGTACTGACCCCGCAAAACAGCCAGCTGATCTTCATCGACCAGCAGCCGCAGATGGCCTTCGGCGTGCAGTCGATGGACCGCCAGGTGTTGAAGAACAACGTGGTCGGACTGGCCAAGGCCGCCAAGATCTTCAACATCCCCACCACCATCACCACGGTGGAAAGCGAATCCTTCTCCGGCTTCACCTATCCCGAGTTGCTGGACGTATTCCCCGGCCAGCAGACGCTGGAACGCACCTCGATGAACTCATGGGACGACCAGAAGGTGCGCGACGCGCTGGCCGCCAACGGCCGCAAGAAGGTCATCGTCGCCGGCCTGTGGACGGAGGTCTGCAACACCACCTTTGCCCTGTGCGCCATGCTCGAAGGCGACTACGAGATCTACATGGTGGCCGACGCCTCCGGCGGCACCACCAAGGAAGCGCACGACTACGCCATGCAGCGCATGGTGCAGGCCGGCGTGGTGCCGGTGACCTGGCAGCAGGTGCTGCTCGAATGGCAGCGCGACTGGGCCCACCGCGACACCTATGACGCCGTGATGAAGGTGGCCAAGGAACACTCGGGCGCCTACGGCATGGGCGTGGACTACGCCTACACCATGGTGCACAAGGCCGAGCAACGTACCGCCACGCCGCACGCCTCGCTCGCGCCGGTGCCGGCACGCTGA
- a CDS encoding helix-turn-helix domain-containing protein, whose amino-acid sequence MRLFLIIPPPCVRFVAQDTPSVLSRAIARMESRPGRQLLRRATHRLGLTEAGRPHLGRAQMAKDFDVR is encoded by the coding sequence TTGCGCCTATTCCTCATCATTCCTCCGCCCTGTGTCCGGTTTGTTGCGCAAGACACACCTTCCGTACTGAGTCGCGCAATCGCCCGCATGGAATCGCGCCCGGGGCGGCAGCTACTGCGGCGAGCCACGCATCGCCTCGGTCTGACCGAAGCCGGGCGTCCGCACCTGGGCCGGGCCCAAATGGCAAAAGACTTCGACGTAAGGTGA